The Equus quagga isolate Etosha38 chromosome 10, UCLA_HA_Equagga_1.0, whole genome shotgun sequence genome includes a region encoding these proteins:
- the CAPN6 gene encoding calpain-6 produces the protein MGPPLKLFKNQKYQELKQECIKDGRLFCDPTFLPENDSLFYNRLLPGKVVWKRPQDICDDPRLIVGNISNHQLIQGRLGHKPMVSAFSCLAVQESHWTKTIPNHKEQEWDPRKLDKYAGIFRFRFWHFGEWTEVVIDDLLPTINGDLVFSFSTSMNEFWNALLEKAYAKLLGCYEALDGLTTTDIIVDFTGTLAETVDMQKGRYTELVEEKYKLFGELYKTFTKGGLICCSIESPNQEEQEVETDWGLLKGHTYTMTDIRKIRLGERLVEVFSTEKLYMVRLRNPLGRQEWSGPWSEISEEWQQLTAADRKNLGLVMSDDGEFWMSLEDFCRNFHELNVCRNVSNPIFGRKELESVVGCWTVDDDPLMNRSGGCYNNRDTFLQNPQYIFTVPEDGHKVIMSLQQKDLRTYRRMGRPDNYIIGFELFKVEMNRRFRLHHLYIQERAGTSTYIDTRTVFLSKYLKKGNYVLVPTMFQHGRTSEFLLRVFSEVPVQLRELTLDMPKMSCWNLARGYPKVVTQITVHSAEGLEKKYANETVNPYLVIKCGKEEVRSPVQKNTVHAIFDTQAIFYRRTTDIPIIVQVWNSRKFCDQFLGQVTLDADPTDCRDLKSLYLRKKGGPTAKVKQGHISFKVISSDDLTEL, from the exons ATGGGCCCTCCCTTGAAGCTCTTCAAAAACCAGAAGTACCAGGAACTGAAGCAGGAATGCATCAAAGATGGTAGACTTTTCTGTGATCCAACATTTTTGCCTGAGAATGATTCACTTTTCTACAACCGACTGCTTCCTGGGAAGGTGGTGTGGAAACGTCCCCAG GACATCTGTGATGACCCCCGTCTGATTGTGGGCAACATTAGCAACCACCAGCTGATCCAAGGGAGACTGGGGCACAAGCCAATGGTCTCTGCGTTTTCCTGTTTGGCTGTTCAGGAGTCTCACTGGACAAAG ACAATTCCCAACCATAAGGAACAGGAATGGGACCCTCGAAAACTAGATAAATATGCTGGGATATTTCGCTTCCGTTTCTGGCATTTTGGTGAATGGACTGAGGTGGTGATTGATGACTTGCTGCCCACCATCAATGGAGATCTGgttttctccttctccacttccATGAATGAGTTTTGGAATGCTTTACTGGAAAAAGCTTATGCAAA GCTGCTTGGCTGTTATGAGGCCCTTGATGGTTTGACCACCACTGATATCATCGTGGACTTCACTGGCACATTGGCTGAAACTGTTGACATGCAGAAGGGAAGATACACTGAGCTTGTTGAGGAGAAATACAAGCTGTTTGGAGAACTGTACAAAACATTTACCAAAGGAGGTCTGATCTGTTGCTCCATTGAG TCTCCCAATCAGGAGGAACAAGAAGTTGAAACTGATTGGGGTCTACTGAAGGGCCATACCTACACCATGACTGATATTCGCAAGATCCGTCTTGGAGAAAGACTTGTAGAAGTCTTCAGCACTGAGAAACTGTATATGGTTCGCCTGAGGAACCCCTTGGGAAGACAGGAATGGAGTGGCCCCTGGAGTGAAAT TTCTGAAGAGTGGCAGCAACTGACTGCAGCAGATCGTAAGAACCTGGGGCTTGTTATGTCTGATGATGGAGAGTTTTG GATGAGCCTGGAAGACTTTTGCCGCAACTTTCACGAACTGAACGTCTGCCGCAATGTGAGCAACCCTATTTTTGGCCGCAAGGAGCTGGAATCAGTGGTAGGATGCTGGACTGTGGATGATGACCCCCTGATGAACCGTTCAGGAGGCTGCTACAACAACCGAGACACCTTTCTGCAGAATCCTCAG TACATCTTCACTGTGCCTGAGGATGGGCACAAGGTTATCATGTCACTGCAGCAGAAGGACCTGCGTACTTACCGCCGCATGGGAAGACCTGACAATTACATCATTGGTTTTGAGCTCTTCAAG GTGGAGATGAACCGCAGATTCCGCCTCCACCACCTCTACATCCAAGAACGTGCTGGGACTTCCACCTATATTGATACCCGCACCGTGTTTCTGAGCAAGTACCTGAAGAAGGGCAACTACGTGCTTGTCCCGACCATGTTCCAGCATGGCCGCACCAGCGAGTTTCTCCTGAGAGTCTTCTCTGAAGTGCCTGTCCAGCTCAG GGAACTGACTCTGGACATGCCCAAGATGTCCTGCTGGAACCTGGCTCGTGGCTACCCAAAGGTAGTTACCCAGATCACTGTTCACAGCGCTGAGGGCCTGGAGAAGAAGTATGCCAATGAAA CTGTAAACCCATATTTGGTCATCAAGTGTGGAAAAGAGGAAGTCCGTTCTCCTGTCCAAAAGAATACTGTTCACGCCATTTTTGACACCCAGGCCATTTTCTACAGAAGGACCACTGACATTCCTATTATAGTGCAG GTCTGGAACAGCCGAAAATTCTGTGATCAGTTCTTGGGGCAGGTTACTCTGGATGCTGACCCCACCGACTGCCGTGATCTGAAGTCTCTGTACCTGCGTAAGAAGGGTGGTCCAACTGCCAAAGTCAAGCAAGGCCACATCAGTTTCAAGGTTATTTCCAGCGATGATCTCACTGAGCTCTAA